A stretch of Triticum aestivum cultivar Chinese Spring chromosome 1D, IWGSC CS RefSeq v2.1, whole genome shotgun sequence DNA encodes these proteins:
- the LOC123182400 gene encoding protein DETOXIFICATION 42 isoform X2 — translation MDLLGVFFHGATLAFERDDLGKEIMGIAVPGALALMADPLASLVDTAFIGRIGPVEIAAVGVSIVVFNQVTRIAVFPLVSVTTSFVAEEDATSSDRNKDEISGENEHNVSEMDELITHEENNATSGKSSFETDSSEINTEHKRKKIPSVSTALLLGVVLGLVETLLLVSCAKPILDFMGVKADTGMLNPALQYLVLRSLGAPAVLLSLAMQGVFRGLKDTRTPLYATVAGDAINIVLDPIFMFVFQYGVSGAAVAHVISQYFIAAILLCRLRLQVELLPPNLKHLPIGRFLKNGSLLLARVIAATCCVTLSASMAARLGSTQMAAFQICLQIWLASSLLADGLAFAGQAILASAFARKDHSKAKATASRLLQLGLILGLLLGLLLGVGLHTGSRLFTEDQGVLHHIYVAIPILVAIVSIAFIVTLANYSGFIGIWIALSIYMCLRMFAGLWRIGTARGPWAFLRS, via the exons ATGGACCTGCTCGGCGTCTTCTTCCATGGCGCGAC GCTCGCGTTCGAGCGGGACGACCTCGGGAAGGAGATCATGGGGATCGCGGTGCCGGGCGCGCTCGCGCTCATGGCCGACCCGCTCGCGTCTCTCGTCGACACCGCCTTCATCGGCCGCATAG GTCCAGTAGAGATTGCAGCTGTAGGTGTATCTATTGTCGTGTTCAATCAAGTAACAAGAATTGCAGTATTCCCCCTTGTGAGCGTCACAACATCATTTGTTGCAGAGGAAGATGCTACTTCCAGTGACAGAAACAAAGATGAAATAAGTGGCGAGAATGAACACAATGTTAGCGAAATGGATGAACTGATTACTCATGAAG AGAATAATGCCACATCCGGCAAATCGTCTTTCGAAACTGACTCAAGTGAGATCAATACTGAGCATAAGCGGAAAAAAATTCCATCAGTTTCTACAGCATTACTACTTGGTGTGGTGCTTGGTCTTGTTGAAACTCTGCTGCTTGTTTCCTGTGCAAAGCCTATCTTAGACTTCATGGGTGTGAAAGCG GACACTGGAATGTTGAATCCTGCATTACAGTACTTAGTACTCAGATCTTTAGGTGCTCCTGCTGTTCTTTTATCTCTGGCAATGCAAGGGGTATTTCGTGGACTTAAAGATACAAGGACGCCTCTATATGCAACTG TGGCTGGAGATGCAATCAATATAGTTTTGGATCCAATATTTATGTTTGTGTTTCAGTATGGTGTCAGTGGTGCAGCAGTTGCTCATGTTATATCACA ATATTTCATTGCTGCCATACTCCTATGTAGACTACGTCTGCAAGTTGAACTACTGCCACCCAACTTGAAACATCTGCCGATTGGTCGGTTCCTTAAAAACG GTTCTCTGTTACTTGCCAGAGTTATTGCCGCAACATGCTGTGTAACACTATCTGCATCAATGGCTGCACGGCTAGGTTCAACTCAAATGGCTGCATTCCAGATTTGCTTGCAGATCTGGTTGGCATCTTCCCTTCTTGCTGATGGATTGGCTTTTGCTGGACAG GCTATACTTGCAAGTGCATTTGCTCGTAAGGACCATTCGAAGGCCAAGGCCACAGCTTCCCGCTTACTGCAG CTTGGATTGATCTTGGGGCTTCTCCTGGGCCTACTTCTAGGAGTTGGCCTCCATACAGGTTCGAGATTATTTACAGAAGACCAGGGTGTACTGCATCATATCTACGTGGCAATACCG ATACTTGTGGCGATTGTCAGCATTGCTTTCATTGTCACCCTCGCCAATTACAGTGGTTTCATTGGAATCTGGATAGCCTTGTCGATCTACATGTGCCTCCGCATGTTTGCGGGGTTATGGAG GATTGGGACTGCACGAGGGCCATGGGCTTTCCTTCGCAGCTGA
- the LOC123182400 gene encoding protein DETOXIFICATION 42 isoform X1, translating to MDLLGVFFHGATLAFERDDLGKEIMGIAVPGALALMADPLASLVDTAFIGRIGPVEIAAVGVSIVVFNQVTRIAVFPLVSVTTSFVAEEDATSSDRNKDEISGENEHNVSEMDELITHEENNATSGKSSFETDSSEINTEHKRKKIPSVSTALLLGVVLGLVETLLLVSCAKPILDFMGVKADTGMLNPALQYLVLRSLGAPAVLLSLAMQGVFRGLKDTRTPLYATVAGDAINIVLDPIFMFVFQYGVSGAAVAHVISQYFIAAILLCRLRLQVELLPPNLKHLPIGRFLKNGSLLLARVIAATCCVTLSASMAARLGSTQMAAFQICLQIWLASSLLADGLAFAGQAILASAFARKDHSKAKATASRLLQLGLILGLLLGLLLGVGLHTGSRLFTEDQGVLHHIYVAIPFVALTQPINALAFVFDGVNYGASDFAYAAYSLILVAIVSIAFIVTLANYSGFIGIWIALSIYMCLRMFAGLWRIGTARGPWAFLRS from the exons ATGGACCTGCTCGGCGTCTTCTTCCATGGCGCGAC GCTCGCGTTCGAGCGGGACGACCTCGGGAAGGAGATCATGGGGATCGCGGTGCCGGGCGCGCTCGCGCTCATGGCCGACCCGCTCGCGTCTCTCGTCGACACCGCCTTCATCGGCCGCATAG GTCCAGTAGAGATTGCAGCTGTAGGTGTATCTATTGTCGTGTTCAATCAAGTAACAAGAATTGCAGTATTCCCCCTTGTGAGCGTCACAACATCATTTGTTGCAGAGGAAGATGCTACTTCCAGTGACAGAAACAAAGATGAAATAAGTGGCGAGAATGAACACAATGTTAGCGAAATGGATGAACTGATTACTCATGAAG AGAATAATGCCACATCCGGCAAATCGTCTTTCGAAACTGACTCAAGTGAGATCAATACTGAGCATAAGCGGAAAAAAATTCCATCAGTTTCTACAGCATTACTACTTGGTGTGGTGCTTGGTCTTGTTGAAACTCTGCTGCTTGTTTCCTGTGCAAAGCCTATCTTAGACTTCATGGGTGTGAAAGCG GACACTGGAATGTTGAATCCTGCATTACAGTACTTAGTACTCAGATCTTTAGGTGCTCCTGCTGTTCTTTTATCTCTGGCAATGCAAGGGGTATTTCGTGGACTTAAAGATACAAGGACGCCTCTATATGCAACTG TGGCTGGAGATGCAATCAATATAGTTTTGGATCCAATATTTATGTTTGTGTTTCAGTATGGTGTCAGTGGTGCAGCAGTTGCTCATGTTATATCACA ATATTTCATTGCTGCCATACTCCTATGTAGACTACGTCTGCAAGTTGAACTACTGCCACCCAACTTGAAACATCTGCCGATTGGTCGGTTCCTTAAAAACG GTTCTCTGTTACTTGCCAGAGTTATTGCCGCAACATGCTGTGTAACACTATCTGCATCAATGGCTGCACGGCTAGGTTCAACTCAAATGGCTGCATTCCAGATTTGCTTGCAGATCTGGTTGGCATCTTCCCTTCTTGCTGATGGATTGGCTTTTGCTGGACAG GCTATACTTGCAAGTGCATTTGCTCGTAAGGACCATTCGAAGGCCAAGGCCACAGCTTCCCGCTTACTGCAG CTTGGATTGATCTTGGGGCTTCTCCTGGGCCTACTTCTAGGAGTTGGCCTCCATACAGGTTCGAGATTATTTACAGAAGACCAGGGTGTACTGCATCATATCTACGTGGCAATACCG TTTGTCGCTCTCACTCAACCGATCAACGCTTTAGCTTTTGTTTTCGACGGTGTCAATTATGGTGCATCTGATTTTGCATATGCTGCTTATTCATTG ATACTTGTGGCGATTGTCAGCATTGCTTTCATTGTCACCCTCGCCAATTACAGTGGTTTCATTGGAATCTGGATAGCCTTGTCGATCTACATGTGCCTCCGCATGTTTGCGGGGTTATGGAG GATTGGGACTGCACGAGGGCCATGGGCTTTCCTTCGCAGCTGA
- the LOC123182400 gene encoding protein DETOXIFICATION 42 isoform X3 has product MDLLGVFFHGATLAFERDDLGKEIMGIAVPGALALMADPLASLVDTAFIGRIGPVEIAAVGVSIVVFNQVTRIAVFPLVSVTTSFVAEEDATSSDRNKDEISGENEHNVSEMDELITHEENNATSGKSSFETDSSEINTEHKRKKIPSVSTALLLGVVLGLVETLLLVSCAKPILDFMGVKADTGMLNPALQYLVLRSLGAPAVLLSLAMQGVFRGLKDTRTPLYATVAGDAINIVLDPIFMFVFQYGVSGAAVAHVISQYFIAAILLCRLRLQVELLPPNLKHLPIGRFLKNGSLLLARVIAATCCVTLSASMAARLGSTQMAAFQICLQIWLASSLLADGLAFAGQAILASAFARKDHSKAKATASRLLQLGLILGLLLGLLLGVGLHTGSRLFTEDQGVLHHIYVAIPFILESMTIFSYTPI; this is encoded by the exons ATGGACCTGCTCGGCGTCTTCTTCCATGGCGCGAC GCTCGCGTTCGAGCGGGACGACCTCGGGAAGGAGATCATGGGGATCGCGGTGCCGGGCGCGCTCGCGCTCATGGCCGACCCGCTCGCGTCTCTCGTCGACACCGCCTTCATCGGCCGCATAG GTCCAGTAGAGATTGCAGCTGTAGGTGTATCTATTGTCGTGTTCAATCAAGTAACAAGAATTGCAGTATTCCCCCTTGTGAGCGTCACAACATCATTTGTTGCAGAGGAAGATGCTACTTCCAGTGACAGAAACAAAGATGAAATAAGTGGCGAGAATGAACACAATGTTAGCGAAATGGATGAACTGATTACTCATGAAG AGAATAATGCCACATCCGGCAAATCGTCTTTCGAAACTGACTCAAGTGAGATCAATACTGAGCATAAGCGGAAAAAAATTCCATCAGTTTCTACAGCATTACTACTTGGTGTGGTGCTTGGTCTTGTTGAAACTCTGCTGCTTGTTTCCTGTGCAAAGCCTATCTTAGACTTCATGGGTGTGAAAGCG GACACTGGAATGTTGAATCCTGCATTACAGTACTTAGTACTCAGATCTTTAGGTGCTCCTGCTGTTCTTTTATCTCTGGCAATGCAAGGGGTATTTCGTGGACTTAAAGATACAAGGACGCCTCTATATGCAACTG TGGCTGGAGATGCAATCAATATAGTTTTGGATCCAATATTTATGTTTGTGTTTCAGTATGGTGTCAGTGGTGCAGCAGTTGCTCATGTTATATCACA ATATTTCATTGCTGCCATACTCCTATGTAGACTACGTCTGCAAGTTGAACTACTGCCACCCAACTTGAAACATCTGCCGATTGGTCGGTTCCTTAAAAACG GTTCTCTGTTACTTGCCAGAGTTATTGCCGCAACATGCTGTGTAACACTATCTGCATCAATGGCTGCACGGCTAGGTTCAACTCAAATGGCTGCATTCCAGATTTGCTTGCAGATCTGGTTGGCATCTTCCCTTCTTGCTGATGGATTGGCTTTTGCTGGACAG GCTATACTTGCAAGTGCATTTGCTCGTAAGGACCATTCGAAGGCCAAGGCCACAGCTTCCCGCTTACTGCAG CTTGGATTGATCTTGGGGCTTCTCCTGGGCCTACTTCTAGGAGTTGGCCTCCATACAGGTTCGAGATTATTTACAGAAGACCAGGGTGTACTGCATCATATCTACGTGGCAATACCG TTCATACTTGAGAGCATGACAATCTTCTCTTATACTCCTATTTAA